In Sphingomonas sp. BGYR3, the genomic stretch CGTTGTTCGCCACCTTGACCCGGCTGCGTTCGTCCGGTGCGGGGCGAAAAAAGTTCCATTTGGTGCCCAGCGCCAGCGTCGAAAAATCATCCGACAGCGGCGCGCCATGCGGCTGCGCCTTGCCCCCCCGGGGCTTGGCAATCGGCCGGGACAGGTCGCCGCCCGTCATCCGGAACCAGCCGTCATCCGTCCATTCAACCGGGTCCAGCAGCGTCTGTCGCCCCAGCGTCCAGAACCCGTTTTCAAACCCGTGATAGACCGACCACCAGCTGCCGTCCGGCCCCTCGACCAGCGTGGCGTGTCCCCGCGACCACCATTGTTCGTCCAGCGACGTGGTGCGGACGATCGGGTTGCCGGGATGATGCTCCCATGGCCCATGGATGGACTTTGACCGCGCGGCGATGACCATGTGGCCGGTCGGCGGACCCGCGGTGCCGCCCACGGCCGTGATCAGGTAGAAATAATCGCCGCGGCGCATCACCTTTGGCCCTTCCGGGCTGAACCCCTCGACCGCCCAGACGTCGGGATAGCGCCAGGGGTCGTAGACATGCTCGACCGGACCGACCGTCGACAGGCCATCCGCGGCCAGCCGGATGCGGTCGCCGCCCGACAGGAACAGCCACCGGCTGCTATCCTCGCCCACCGCATGGCCGGGATCGATGTGGCTGCGCAGGCCAAGATCGATGGGGTCGCTCCACGGCCCCTCGATCCGGTCGGCATGAATGACCCAGTTGGTCGTCGGGTTCTTGGTCGGGATATAGAGGTAATAGCGACCCTTGTGCTTGGTCAGCTCGGGCGCCCACACCGCACCGATATTGCGCGTCAGCGCCGCAGTGATCGGTCGCCAGTTGATCAGGTCCTGCGAATGCCAGATGACCAGGCCGGGATAGGAATCGAACGTCGAAAACGTCATGTAATAATCCCGCCCGTCCTTCAGGATGGTGGGATCGGGATGATCGCCCGCGATCAGGGGATTGAGGAACGTGCCGTTGCCCAGATCGGCGACCCGCTGATTGTCATGGCCACGGCGATGGGTAGGCGCGGTGGTCTGCTCCCCGGCGGTCTGTGCCAGCGCGCCCGGCGCGCCCGACATTGCGGCCATTCCGGCCCATCCGGCCAGCAGACTGTCACGACGCGATAGCTTCATCGGATACTCTCACGGACACGGACAAAAAGCGGCCCCGCATTTCGTGCCGGAAATGCGGGGCAGGAGGGAGATCAGAAGCGCAGGCGGGCACCCACGCGATAGATCGGGCCGGGGCTGCCATATTGGGTAATGGCCTCCTGCCCCTGATAGGCATAACGCTCGTTCGGCTGGTTGGTGATGTTCAGCGCCTCGGCCGTCACCGACAGCCAATCCGTGAACTGGTAACTGGTGGATGCGTCCACATTGGTCGTCGAACGGCTATACTGGAAATCGTTGATCAGCGGCGCATCGCACGGCGTGCCGGCAACCGACGGATTGGCCGGATTGTTCTGCAGCCCCGGCGCACAGGTGCCGCCCGCGATCGGATAGTTGGTCGAATATCCCTTGCGGTTCGCCACCGAAATGCGCGCCCGGAACCGGCTGGTTTCATAGGACAGCGTGGCGTTCAGTGCCTCGGGTGACACGCCCAGGAACGGGGCGGCGCCAGTGGTCTGCGCCACCGTCGCCGAACCGGGGTCCAGGATGTAATTCAGCTCCGACTGGATGTAGGTATAGTTCACCTGCACGCCCAGATTCTTGAAAATCCACGGCAGGAACTCAAGCTCCTGCTGGAAGCTCACTTCGATGCCGCGGATATAGCCGCCCGGCGCGTCGCGGAACTGGCGCGCGGTGAACACATTGTCGCCGTCGATATAGGCAAGCTGGTTGGCGTTGGTGAACCCCTGGCGGATCGCATCGACATTCTCCGCTCCGACCAGCTGGCTGAGCGGCGCGGAAAAGTTGATCGTCTGCGGAAAGCTCAGGATGTCCTTGTTGAACGCCGCGATGGACAACAGGCCGCCGCGCGAGAAATACCATTCCACGCTGGCATCCATGTTCGTCGACCGGAACGGCTTCAGCTGCGGGTTGCCGATGGTCAGCGTCGCGCCCACCGTCTCGCCGGTGTTCGGCACCGAGATTGCGGTGATCGACGGCGACAGATTGCCCAGCAGCGGACGTGCCATCACCTTCGAAATGCTAAACCGGACAAGCACATCGTTCAGCGGTTCGTACACGATGTTCAGCGACGGCAGGAAATCGGTGTACTTGTTGGTCCCCTGGATCGCGCGGCCGCTCGGCGTGGTGCCGTCCGACGTCACGTCCGTCTTGGCCATGCGCATGCCCGCATTGCCGCGGAACGGCCGCCCGAACAGCAACGAATCCCAGTCCATCTGGAAATAGATGCCGGTCAGCTTCTCGGTCACCGCAAAATTCTCGCGGCCGCCGTTGCGCAGGTTGGTGATGCGCCAGTCGCCGAACTTGTTGACGCAGTTGCAGGTGAAATCGAACAGGGAATCGAACGCATCGATGCTCGGCACGTAAAAGCTGCTGATCGTCCCTTCCGGCACGGTCAGGCCCTGGCCAAACTCGATCATGCGGCCGACGGCCGATGCGTTGGTCCCGGCTTCGGCCAGGGTCGGGTTCAGGATGTCGACATTGCGTTCGAACTGGACGGTGCGGAACGCATATTCGCGGTAATTCCCGCCAAAGCTCAGCTTCAGCTCGTCATTCAGATCGAGGTCGAAATCGATCTTGCCCTGACGATAGGTGTTGACGGTCGACCGCTGGAAATGCCGGATGCCGGAAAAGCCCTTGACCGTATCCCAGTTCGCGGGATTGGCGACGTCGAACCCGAAATCCATGAACGGCATGGTGTCGGTGTCGCGCTCGTCGAACACATACAGGCCCGGCGAATCCATCCGGTTGAATTCGACCAGCAGGCCCTGCTGGTTCAGCCGCGATTCCGACGCACCGCCAACGAACGTCATGCGGAACGTGTCGGTGAATTCATGGTCCAGCTGGGCCGATGCCTGCTTGAACGTGGTGGTGTATTCGGACTGGTCGGCGGCGGACCGGAAATCGACATTGGTCGCCGTCATGTAATTGACGATGCCGTTTTCGACATTGACGTCCTGCAACCGGACTGCAGGCCGCCCGATCAGCGCGCCGCGAAACGCCAACCGGTTGGTCGACGGGATGTACCCCACCGAATTGGGGTTGTTGTAATAGTCATACGGATCAAGGTTGAACGGATTGACGCTGAAGATGTTGGACGCGGTCGGGTTGTTCGCAGCCAGCGCCCCCGGCACGACCGCGCTCGGCGCCAGCACCGATGTCACCCGCTGGCCCTGCGCGTTCAGGGCCGTGCCGAACGCCGGCGTGGTGCCGTACAGCTGATTGCCGCAATCCTGGGGCGGGGTGAATGCGTTACCTGCACTCGGCACGCACAGGCCGGGATACAGCGCGCGCGCGGCCTGCGGCGTCAACGTGTTGCCGGCGGTGTTCAGCGTCGCATTGGTGTTGTTGCGGTTGAGGCCCACCGGCGACAGCTGGTTGATCGTCGACTTGTTCTTGAACCGCGAATACAGCCCGTCGATCGACAGCCGCGTGCGGCCCGTGATCTGCCACTGATAGGAGGTGGTCAGGCCCAGCCGCTCATAGGTGACGTCCTGCTGCTCGATCGAGGGCAGGGCGGGGAAGCGCACCGTCGAATTGTCGAACCGGCCGGGCGTGTTGAACGGCGAACCGGGATACAGCTTTGCATAGGCTTCGGGATTGGATCCCGACAACAGATTGACGATCTCCGGATTGGTGATCGCCGTGCCGAACGCGGTTCCGGCCGGCGCGGCAAATCCGGCCCGCTGCGGGTTCTCGTTCCCCGCCCAGGTGCTGCCGCGATAGACATAGTCGGACTGCCCGGCCTGACGGCGGTACTGGTCGATTTCGTTTTCCGATTTCGCCCAGGCCGCGGAAAACAGGATGCCGATATCGCCGAACCGCCGCGACACCAGGCCGGCGACGCGCGGCTCCCACTTGCCGCTGTTCGCCTGATAGCTGCCCTCGGACGACAGGCCGAACGCGCCCTTCTTGTAATCGAACGGCCGCGCGGTCTGCAGGTCGATGGTCGCGCCCAGCGACCCTTCATCGGTTTCCGCAGACGGAGTCTTCTGCACCGTCAGCGAGTTGAACAGCTCGGATGCAAAGGTGTTGTAGTCGAACGACCGGCTGCGGTTGGGGCTTGTGCCGGCATCGTTCGCACCGGCAGTCGACAGCGCCTCCAGTCCGTTCAGGCGGGTCCGGTTGAAATCGCCGCCCAGGCCGCGGACCGTGATCGACCGGCCTTCGCCATTGTCGCGGTCAACCGACACGCCGGGCAGGCGCTGCAGCGATTCGGCCAGGTTGTTGTCCGGGAAATCGGCAATATCCTCGGCCGTGATCGCGTCGATCTGAACGGTGGACGTGCGTTTCAGGTCGATCGCATTGCGCAGCGATGCGCGATAGCCGGTAACGACGATGTCGCTGCCCGGCTGGCCATCCAGGGCGGCGTCCTGCGCTGCCTCGGCATCGGCACCGGCATCGACTGCGGCAGCTTCGGCCTCCTCGGTTGCGGCGCTGGCGGTGGCAGGCGCGGCCTGCTGCATCGCGCTGGCCGGTTCGATCGCGCACAGGGCGATAAGGGAACCGCCCATGCACAGCAGAATCCTGTTGTTCATTATCCTCTCCCCACTTTTTCTTTCCGCCAAGCTATTGTTACCGGTGTCATAAGGCAACCGTGTTTTTTGGAACGGCTCGATTTTCGCAACCTTAGCAGGACCTGACCGGCGGCCGCGCCGGTCAAATCCACGCTCAAGATACCGCAAAATCGCCCGATCTTGCCTTACCTGCGCCCGGCAACCCGCCCCGGCGCCTCCCGATGCCCGATCGCTGCTCTGGCCGCCCCCCAAAACGACTTGCCCATTTACGCGATCAGAAACCGGTGTCATATCAATGCGCAAAGGTCCGCAGGATCGATCGAGAGGATGGGTGGTGATGAAGGGTTTCGGCATTGCATTCCTGTTGGCTGTTTCACCGCTTGCCGGTGCCATCGCGCTTGCGCCGGATCAGGAAACCGGATCGGCCGCGCAATCCGCCTTTCCCGGCGCTCAGGGCTGGGCGGCGCAGACGCCGGGCGGGCGCGGCGGGCGCATCATCCGGGTCACCACGCTGAACGCCGACGGTCCGGGCAGCTTCAAGGAAGCGGTGGAGGCAAAGGGGCCGCGCATCGTGGTGTTCGAGGTCGGCGGCGTGATCGACATGGGCCGCACCACGCTCACCATCCGCGAACCGTTCCTGACCATCGCCGGTCAGACCGCGCCGTCGCCCGGCATCACCTTCATCAAGGGCGGGATCGACATCCGCACCCATGACGTGATCGTCCGCCATATCCGCATCCGCCCCGGTGCCGACGGCGCAGCCAAGCGTTCCGGCTGGGAAGTGGATGCCATGTCCACCATCGCCGCTCGCAACGTGATCGTCGATCACTGCACCATGACCTGGGCGGCGGACGAGAATCTGTCCGCCTCCGGCCCGCGCTTCACCGGCGATACGGTCGAGGAGTGGCGCCGCAACACCAGCCACAACATCACCTTCAGCTACAATCTGCTCGCCGAGGGGCTGGCCAATGCGAGCCATCCAAAGGGCGAGCACAGCAAGGGCTCGCTGATCCACGACAACGCCACCGGCATCCTGATCTGGCGCAACATCTATGCCCATAATGTCGAACGCTCGCCGCTGCTGAAGGGCGGGGTTCATGCCGCGGTGGTCAACAATCTGATCTACGATCCCGGCAAGCGCGCGGTGCATTACAACCTGATGGCGTTGGAATGGGCGGGCTATCCCTATCAGACGGGCGAATTGTCCGCGGTCGGCAATGTCCTTCGCGGCGGTCCCTCGACCGATGCCGGGCTGCCGTTCATGATGCTGGGCGGCGACGGCGACCTTCGCTATCACGCCCGCGACAATGTGGCGGTGGACAAGTTCGGCAATCCGCTGCCCATGTTCGGCCGCTATGGCATCACCAGGGCGCGGCTGATCGAGGCAAAGCAGCCCCTTGTCTGGCCGACCGGCCTGCCGGTCATGCCCGCGGCCCAGCTTGAAACCCACATCCTTGCCAATGCCGGCGCCCGCCCGTGGGACCGGGATGCCGACGATATCCGCGTCCTGTTCTTCATTGCCGAGGGGCGCGGCAATATCATCGACGATGAAAAGGAAGTGGGCGGCTATCCCGTTCAAAAGCCGACCCGTGCTCCCTTTGTCGATGCAGAATGGAACCTTGATACGATGGAGCCGCGCTCCGGCCGCTATCCGGGGCAGCAGGGCCCGGTTCAGGAAACGCAAAGCGCGCGGGATCGCGCCATGCGGCAATGATTGCGCGCGCCTGATTCGCCGCGCGGCGGGTCAGGTGCCCGGCTGGATATAGGGAAAGCGCGCGAACAACTCGCGTTCCCATCCGCGCGGATCGTTCTCGATCCGGCACGTGCGGTCAAAGATCATCGTCGCCCGCCGGTCCAGCCCATGGCGCGGCCAGCGCGGCATCCCGGCATGAGCCGGATCGCCGCGACGGGCCAGACTGGCAAAGGCGCGCATCATCGTCGCCGACAGCGCCCGCGCGGCCGCATCCGTCCCGCTCACCGATCCCGGCGCGTCCAGCGTGCCGAACACCATCGGAATGTCGTCGGTATGCGCCGCCCGCCGCATCGGCTGGACGGGGGATGGGTAATCGAACTGATAGACCCAGGCCGGCACGCCCGCCCGCGCCCGCTCCTCCGCCTCGATCACCTGTCCGCGCCAGCTTCGGCCCGCGGTGGTCGCGGCATAGAACAGGTCGGCGGGGCTCATCCCCGGAAACCGCGCGCGATATTGCGCCACCACCCATTCGGGATGCGCATCGATGCGCAGGTCCGGCGCGATCCGCTCGGCCAGATTGTCCCAGTTCAGCGTCAGCACCTTATCGCTGGCGGGATCGATAAAGGCCCGCGTCTCGTCCCGCGTATTGCCCAGGATCATCGGGATCCCGCGGCCCAGCGGATGCGCGTCGGGCCAGAAGGGGTGGCGGGTCAGCGACCGCATATCCAGCACCGGCCCCATATAGACCCCGCCGCCCAGGATCGGGTCCTCCGCCGACAACCCCTCGATCAGCCGCTCGACCGGCATCGTCGTCAGCGCCTCTGGCGTCGCGTTCAGCCTCTCCAGCACCGCGTGCGCCCGGCGCGTGGCATTCAGCGGGCCGGACGCCGTCACCTGCTGCCCGCTCATCGTCGCGGCGGCGTGGAACAGGCCGCTTGCCGCCGGCATCGCCATCAGCGTGGCGATCTTTGCCCCGCCGCCGGACTGGCCGAACAGCATGACGCGCCCCGGATCGCCGCCAAAGCCCGCGATATTGTCCCGCACCCAGCGCAGGGCGAGGATCAGGTCGAGCTGCCCGCAATTGCCGCTGTCGGGAAAGCGCGGGTCGACGCGCGCCAGATAGAGATAGCCGAGCAGGTTCAGCCGGTGGTTCACCGTGACGACGACGACATCCTCGCTCGCCGCCAGCCGCGCCCCTTCGACCAGCGGATCGGCAACCGTGCCGCCCGAATAGGCACCGCCGTGGAAATACACCATAACGGGACGCCCTGCGCCCCTGCGCGCCTCGGGGGTCCAGATGTTGAGGAACAGGCAATCCTCACGCTGCCCGTCGCCGCGCCCGCGTTGCGGACAGGTCGGGCTGATGACCGTCGCGGGCTGGATATCGCGCACCGGCGGCGGCGCGACCGGCGGCTGAAACCGCCGACGGCTCATATCCTCGCCATATCGGATGCCCAGAAACGCCTGAACGCCGCGGTCGCGGATGCCGCGCCAGCGGCCGCCCGGTCCGGCCGCAACCGGGTCGTCTGCTGCCCATGCCGGGGTGGCCATCGTCGATGCGGCCCCGGCGATCAGCAGCGTCCGGCGATCGATCATTGGCGCTGCATCACCTCGCCAGCCATCCGCCATCGACGGCGAGGATGTGGCCCTGGACATATCGGGCGGCGGGGGAGGCGAGGAACACGGCGGCGCCGCCCAGGTCGTCTGGCTCGCCCCACCGCCCGGCGGGGATGCGTTCCAGGATCTGGCGGTTGCGGGTTTCGTCCGCCTGCAGCGCGGCGGTGTTGTTGGTGGCGATGTATCCGGGCGCGATGGCGTTGACCGTGATGCCCTTCGATGCCCATTCGCAGGCAAGCAGCTTGGTCAGGCCGCCAATGCCGGATTTGGAGGCGGTATAGCTGGGCACGCGGATGCCGCCCTGGAACGTCAGCATCGAGGCGATGTTGATGATGCTGCCGCCGCCATTGGGGATCATGTGCCGGGCGGCGGCCTGACACAGGAAGAACACGGATTTGAGGTTGGTGTCGACCACCGCATCCCAGTCCGCCTCGGTAAAATCGATGCTGTCGGCGCGGCGGATGATCCCGGCATTGTTGACCAGGATGTGCAGCCCGCCGAGCTTCTCCACGGTTTCGTCCACAACCCTGCCCACAGGCTCGATGCTGGACAGGTCGGCGCTGATGATCGCGGCGCGGCGGCCAAGCGCGGTCACCTGTTCGGCCGTCTCGGTCGCGGGCGTGCGCCCGATCAGCGCAACGTCGGCTCCGGCCGCAGCCAGCGCCAGCGCAATGCCCTGGCCGATGCCGGTATTGGCGCCCGTGATCGCCGCGACGCGGCCGGTAAGGTCAAAGGGATGGGTCATGGCAGGGGCAAAGGCTCCGTATCCGGCCGGGACGCGCGCCCGCGCCCCGCCGGTCAAGGGGATCAGGATGCGGGGATCAGGAAAGCGCAGGCTCTGCGGCTAGCACCTCTTTCAGGTAATCGCTGATCGCCGCATCGGTCGCGTTGGCGAAGAAATATTCCTGGAACCGCTCGCCCGCGATGGTGGCGCGCAGCAGATCCTGATCGACATTCTTCAGCACCGTCAGCATGTCATTGCAGGTCACCGCCTTCAGATCCTTCAGGATGCCGCGGTTCCGGCGCATGATCTCGGCCCGCTCGCGCGGATAGCCAAGGCCGCGCTCGCCATCGAACAGCTTGGCATAGACATCGCGCAGGTTCAGTTCGGCCGCCCAGCCGAACCCCTTGGAATAGGGCATCGAGATCGCGTTGCCGTCATTGATCTGACCGAACAGGAACGCATCAGTCGGATCGATCACTAGGCCGCAGAACACCCCCGGCATCGAATTGGCCGCCAGCATCGACCCCATGCCCGTGCCGCAACCGGTCACCACGAAATCCGCCGCACCGCTGTTCAGCAGGATGCCCGCCAGCAACCCGTTCATCACATAGGTCAGCGACGCCTTATCCTCCGGCGCGTACATGCCGTAATGAAACACCTCGTGCCCGAAACCGCCCGCAACCTCGCTCAGCGCCTCATGCACCACACCACTCTTCGCCGCCTGGCTGTTCTCAATGATCAATGCGATCTTCATGTCCGATGGTCCCTTATGTGATCCGCGCCGTTGGGTTGCCCGCGGCGCGCCGTCCATTGGCTGCTATCACCTTCCGGCCTTACCGCCCAGCTGGTAACCGGTGTCAGATTGCTGTGCAAGACCAGGGGTCGGATCGCCCCGGAACCGGCCAATATGCCCCGGTCATTCCGCCGGGGCGGTCACCGACGCCCGCCGGATCAGTGTCGACACGAACAGCGAATCGCCCTTTTCTGCCGGAGCCTCGCCATCGCTGATCAGTTTCAGCGCCGCGGCCCGCGCCATGGTCGCGATCGGCCAGCGCACCGTCGTCAGCGGCGGCCACAGATAGGACGCGATGGTCGTATCGTCGAACCCGACGATGGACAGGTCGCGCGGCACCTCCAGCCCCCGTTGCCGCGCGGTGTGCAGCACGCCCGCCGCCATGGCGTCGTTGGAACAGAATACCGCAGTCGGGCGGGGGGACAGGTCAAGCAGCCGCTCGGCCGCGCGCATCCCGGATTCGAACGTGTAATCGCCCTGCGCCATGAAGGTCCGCTGCACGCCGATGCCCGCGGCTTCCATCGCGCTCAGATATCCCTCGGCCCGTTCGGATGCCGACCGGAACCCGATCGGGCCATGGACGAACCCGATCCGGCGATGCCCCGCATCGATCAGGTAATCGACCGCCCCGCGCACCGCTTCGCGGTCGTTCGATGCCACCATGTGCTGGGCATCGTCGAACGCTGCCGACCCCATCCGCACGTAGCGCGTGCCGATCCCCGCACACAGCGCGGCCAGCGAATCATGCTCCGAAATCGGCGGCAACAGCATGACGCCATAGGGGCGCTGCCGTTCCAGAAACCGGTGAATGTCATCCAGCATCGTCGGCGATCCGCGGTCGACGGGATGGACTATCAGCTCGAACTCGGTATCGCGCAGCACCTCCAGCAGCCCCTGCTGCACGTTCAGCACCATGTGCGGATTGGGGTTGTCGTGGATCAGCCCGATCAGGAAATTGCGCCGCAGGGCCAGCGCCCGTGCCTGGGGATTGGGGATATAGCCCAGCCGCGCGATCACTGCCTCCACCCGCTCGCGCGTTTCGGCGTTCAGCAGGGGGGACTGGTTGATGACGCGGCTGACCGTCTTTTTCGACACCCCGGCTTCGCGGGCGACATCGTTGATCGTCGATTGACTGGTTTTCTTCATTTCACTGCCGACCATAACGCCGCCTGTCGCAAAGGCCAATGCGCCCTACTTGTCATTGACACCGGTGTCTGCATATACCCCTCTTGTAACGCCAGATGAAAATGAGGAGGGGGCGTCTGATGCACATGGGTGAAGCCATTGCGCGCGCATTTGTCGCTGCACGCCGTGAGCGCCGCGCGCTGGCGGAATATCCCGGCGCGCTGCCGGCCAGCCTGGCCGAGGCGCACGCGATCCAGGATTTTGCCCTGTCGCTGGTCGATACCCCGGTTGCCGGGTGGAAAGTGGGTAAGATCCCGCCGCCGATGGACCAGGTGCTGGGCCGCGACCGGCTGGAAGGGCCGATCTTCGCCGGCACGGTGGTCGAGGGGGACGGGTGCGCCATGCCCGTCTTTGAACACGGGTTTGCCGCAGCAGAGGCCGAATATCTGCTGCGCATCGCCGCCGCGCCCGAACCGGGCAAGACCGATTTCACGCATGAAGAGGCCGCCGCCCTGCTGGATGCGGTGCATATCGGCATCGAAATCGCCAGCTCGCCCTTTCCGGGCATCAATGCGCTCGGCCCGCTGGTCACCATCTCCGATTTTGGCAATAACCACGGCATGGTGATTGGCGCACCCGTACCCCATTGGCGCGATGGCGACTTTTTCGACTGGCCGGTCGAACTGCGCATCGATGGCGAAGTGGCGGGCACCGCAAGCGCGCGCACGATGCTGGACGGGCCGATCGGCGCGGCTGCATTCCTGTTCGGCACGCTCGCCCGGCGCGGGATCACTGTCCACCCGGGACAATGGATTTCGTCGGGGGCCGTTACCGGCGTCCATCCGGTCCGCCCCGGCCAGCATGTGACGGCAGCCTTTGCCGACATGACGGTCGATTGCACGATCGTCGCGGCATGACCGCCGGCGTCGCCCCTGTCGAAGCGGGCGCGCCGCCCGTCCGCCGCACCGGCCGTGTCCGCTGGTCGATCATCGCGCTGCTGTTCTGCGCCACCACGGTCAATTACATCGACCGCACCATGCTGGGCCTGCTGGCCCCGATGCTGGGCGACGAGCTTGGCTGGAACGAAAATGACTATGGCAACATCGTCACCGCGTTTCAGGCCGCCTATGCCCTTGGCTTTCTGCTCATGGGCTGGCTGGTCGACCGGTTCGGGCCAAAAATCGGCTATGCCATCGCCATCGGCGTGTGGACCATCGGCCATGTCGCGCATGGCTTTGCCTCGTCTGTCGGTGCGTTCATGGCCGCCCGCGTCGTGCTGGGCGTGGGGGAGGCGGGGCATTTCCCCTCCGTCGTCCGCGCCAGCAGCGAATGGTTCCCGCAAAAGGAACGCGCCTATGCCATTGGCTGGGTCAATTCCGCGACGACCATCGGCGTCATCCTGACCGCGCCGACGCTCTGGCTGTTCATGACCTTCATGGGCTTCGGCTGGCGCGAGACGTTTTTCTATACCGGCATCTTCGGCGCGGTGCTGATGATGCTGTGGCTGTGGTGGTACAGCAATCCGCGCGACAAGGCGGGACAGGTCAGCGAGGCGGAACTCGCCTGGATCGAACATGATCCGCCGGAACGCATCGAAAAGCTGGGCTGGGGTCAGGTCGTCCGCACGCGGGAGGCATGGGCCTTTGCCAGCGCAAAGTTCCTGACCGATCCCGTCTGGTTCCTGATGCTGTTCTGGCTGCCGAAATATTTCAGCAGCACCTATAATGTCGACCTCAAGGTCGTGCTGCTGCCGATGATCGTGATGTATCTCCTGTCCGATGTGGGCAGCATCGCGGGCGGCTGGCTGTCGTCGCGCCTGATCCAGTCGGGCCGCACCCCCAATGTCGCGCGAAAAACGACGATGATCCTGGCCGGCCTGTGCGTCCTGCC encodes the following:
- a CDS encoding family 43 glycosylhydrolase — protein: MKLSRRDSLLAGWAGMAAMSGAPGALAQTAGEQTTAPTHRRGHDNQRVADLGNGTFLNPLIAGDHPDPTILKDGRDYYMTFSTFDSYPGLVIWHSQDLINWRPITAALTRNIGAVWAPELTKHKGRYYLYIPTKNPTTNWVIHADRIEGPWSDPIDLGLRSHIDPGHAVGEDSSRWLFLSGGDRIRLAADGLSTVGPVEHVYDPWRYPDVWAVEGFSPEGPKVMRRGDYFYLITAVGGTAGPPTGHMVIAARSKSIHGPWEHHPGNPIVRTTSLDEQWWSRGHATLVEGPDGSWWSVYHGFENGFWTLGRQTLLDPVEWTDDGWFRMTGGDLSRPIAKPRGGKAQPHGAPLSDDFSTLALGTKWNFFRPAPDERSRVKVANNALHLAARGKAPSDSSPLLLIAGDPAYQFECTIEIEPDGVAGLVLFYDDKLYCGLGFDRQRFVTHQYGIERGRPAHGHGQKVRMRVTNNRHIVAFHTSTDDGATWKRFDRGMEVSGYHHNVRGGFLMLRPGLYSAGSGTARFTDFRFRAL
- a CDS encoding TonB-dependent receptor, producing MNNRILLCMGGSLIALCAIEPASAMQQAAPATASAATEEAEAAAVDAGADAEAAQDAALDGQPGSDIVVTGYRASLRNAIDLKRTSTVQIDAITAEDIADFPDNNLAESLQRLPGVSVDRDNGEGRSITVRGLGGDFNRTRLNGLEALSTAGANDAGTSPNRSRSFDYNTFASELFNSLTVQKTPSAETDEGSLGATIDLQTARPFDYKKGAFGLSSEGSYQANSGKWEPRVAGLVSRRFGDIGILFSAAWAKSENEIDQYRRQAGQSDYVYRGSTWAGNENPQRAGFAAPAGTAFGTAITNPEIVNLLSGSNPEAYAKLYPGSPFNTPGRFDNSTVRFPALPSIEQQDVTYERLGLTTSYQWQITGRTRLSIDGLYSRFKNKSTINQLSPVGLNRNNTNATLNTAGNTLTPQAARALYPGLCVPSAGNAFTPPQDCGNQLYGTTPAFGTALNAQGQRVTSVLAPSAVVPGALAANNPTASNIFSVNPFNLDPYDYYNNPNSVGYIPSTNRLAFRGALIGRPAVRLQDVNVENGIVNYMTATNVDFRSAADQSEYTTTFKQASAQLDHEFTDTFRMTFVGGASESRLNQQGLLVEFNRMDSPGLYVFDERDTDTMPFMDFGFDVANPANWDTVKGFSGIRHFQRSTVNTYRQGKIDFDLDLNDELKLSFGGNYREYAFRTVQFERNVDILNPTLAEAGTNASAVGRMIEFGQGLTVPEGTISSFYVPSIDAFDSLFDFTCNCVNKFGDWRITNLRNGGRENFAVTEKLTGIYFQMDWDSLLFGRPFRGNAGMRMAKTDVTSDGTTPSGRAIQGTNKYTDFLPSLNIVYEPLNDVLVRFSISKVMARPLLGNLSPSITAISVPNTGETVGATLTIGNPQLKPFRSTNMDASVEWYFSRGGLLSIAAFNKDILSFPQTINFSAPLSQLVGAENVDAIRQGFTNANQLAYIDGDNVFTARQFRDAPGGYIRGIEVSFQQELEFLPWIFKNLGVQVNYTYIQSELNYILDPGSATVAQTTGAAPFLGVSPEALNATLSYETSRFRARISVANRKGYSTNYPIAGGTCAPGLQNNPANPSVAGTPCDAPLINDFQYSRSTTNVDASTSYQFTDWLSVTAEALNITNQPNERYAYQGQEAITQYGSPGPIYRVGARLRF
- a CDS encoding pectate lyase codes for the protein MKGFGIAFLLAVSPLAGAIALAPDQETGSAAQSAFPGAQGWAAQTPGGRGGRIIRVTTLNADGPGSFKEAVEAKGPRIVVFEVGGVIDMGRTTLTIREPFLTIAGQTAPSPGITFIKGGIDIRTHDVIVRHIRIRPGADGAAKRSGWEVDAMSTIAARNVIVDHCTMTWAADENLSASGPRFTGDTVEEWRRNTSHNITFSYNLLAEGLANASHPKGEHSKGSLIHDNATGILIWRNIYAHNVERSPLLKGGVHAAVVNNLIYDPGKRAVHYNLMALEWAGYPYQTGELSAVGNVLRGGPSTDAGLPFMMLGGDGDLRYHARDNVAVDKFGNPLPMFGRYGITRARLIEAKQPLVWPTGLPVMPAAQLETHILANAGARPWDRDADDIRVLFFIAEGRGNIIDDEKEVGGYPVQKPTRAPFVDAEWNLDTMEPRSGRYPGQQGPVQETQSARDRAMRQ
- a CDS encoding carboxylesterase/lipase family protein; the encoded protein is MIDRRTLLIAGAASTMATPAWAADDPVAAGPGGRWRGIRDRGVQAFLGIRYGEDMSRRRFQPPVAPPPVRDIQPATVISPTCPQRGRGDGQREDCLFLNIWTPEARRGAGRPVMVYFHGGAYSGGTVADPLVEGARLAASEDVVVVTVNHRLNLLGYLYLARVDPRFPDSGNCGQLDLILALRWVRDNIAGFGGDPGRVMLFGQSGGGAKIATLMAMPAASGLFHAAATMSGQQVTASGPLNATRRAHAVLERLNATPEALTTMPVERLIEGLSAEDPILGGGVYMGPVLDMRSLTRHPFWPDAHPLGRGIPMILGNTRDETRAFIDPASDKVLTLNWDNLAERIAPDLRIDAHPEWVVAQYRARFPGMSPADLFYAATTAGRSWRGQVIEAEERARAGVPAWVYQFDYPSPVQPMRRAAHTDDIPMVFGTLDAPGSVSGTDAAARALSATMMRAFASLARRGDPAHAGMPRWPRHGLDRRATMIFDRTCRIENDPRGWERELFARFPYIQPGT
- the kduD gene encoding 2-dehydro-3-deoxy-D-gluconate 5-dehydrogenase KduD, which produces MTHPFDLTGRVAAITGANTGIGQGIALALAAAGADVALIGRTPATETAEQVTALGRRAAIISADLSSIEPVGRVVDETVEKLGGLHILVNNAGIIRRADSIDFTEADWDAVVDTNLKSVFFLCQAAARHMIPNGGGSIINIASMLTFQGGIRVPSYTASKSGIGGLTKLLACEWASKGITVNAIAPGYIATNNTAALQADETRNRQILERIPAGRWGEPDDLGGAAVFLASPAARYVQGHILAVDGGWLAR
- a CDS encoding RpiB/LacA/LacB family sugar-phosphate isomerase, which encodes MKIALIIENSQAAKSGVVHEALSEVAGGFGHEVFHYGMYAPEDKASLTYVMNGLLAGILLNSGAADFVVTGCGTGMGSMLAANSMPGVFCGLVIDPTDAFLFGQINDGNAISMPYSKGFGWAAELNLRDVYAKLFDGERGLGYPRERAEIMRRNRGILKDLKAVTCNDMLTVLKNVDQDLLRATIAGERFQEYFFANATDAAISDYLKEVLAAEPALS